Within the Burkholderia mayonis genome, the region CGTCGCATGCCGTTGCAAATCGTCGCGCGCGCACGTGGGCGCGCCGCTTCGATGCCACTTAGCTCCGCCCGCTGCCGGGCTCACGAGGAATTGCCATGTCCGAACCACCGACCGAAGCCGTCCATTCAGAGCGCCGAAGACGCGCGGATGCCCGCCCAAACCCGTGGAGCATCATGCGCCCGGTGCGGGCGCAAATCCGTTTCGCGATGGTCGTCTCGTCGCTCGCGACGCTGCTGAACGTCGCATTCCTGCTGTCGCTCGCATGGACGGTCCGGCAGCTCGTCGAGCGGCCGCATGTCTGGCCGGCGTGGCCGGTCGCAGGCGCCGTCCTGTGCCTCGTCGGCAGCTATTTTCTGCGGCTGGGCGCGTTCAGCCAATCGCACTACGCGGCATTCCGCCTCGAAAAGTTCCTGCGCAGCGATCTGGCGGATCGCCTGACGCGCGTGTCGCTCGGCACGCTGCAGCAGGTCGGTGCGGGCGCGCTGTCGAAGGTCATCCACGACGACGTGAAGGCGCTTCACATTTTCGTCGCCGACAGCACGCCGCTCTATGCGCGCGCGTTCGTCGGGCCGGCGTGCACGCTCGTCGTGCTGCTGTGGCTCGACTGGCGGCTCGCCGCCGGCGCGGCCGCGGTGATGGCGATCGGATTCGGCGTGCTGACGCTCGCGATGCGCAACGCCGTCGAGATGAGCCGGCTGTACAACGACGCGCGCGAGCGAGTGAGCGCGGCCGTCATCGAGTTCGTGCAGGCGATGCCTGTCGTGCGGACGTTCGACGCCGGCTATTCGACGTTCGGCCGTTTTCAGCACGCGCTCGACGCATATCTCGACGTGTTGACGCGCTGGTATCGGCAGGCGGGTTTCTCCGCGCGTTTCTCGTTCGCGGTGCTCAATCCGCTGCCGACGCTGCTCGTGCTGCTGTGGCTCGGCGCGTGGCTGATTGCGCGCGATGCCTCGGATTTCGGCGCGTGGATCGCCGTGCTGCTCGTCGGCACCGGGATGGCGGAAGCGATGATGCCGATGATGATGCTCAATCACATGGTCGACAAGGCGAAGCTGAGCGTCGCGCGGATTCAGCAGACGATGGCGCTGCCGACGCTGCCGATGCCCGTCGATGGGCGCGCGCCGGCCGATGCGAGCGTGACGTTCGAGAACGTCGGCTTCGGCTATGGCGCGCCCGCGGATGCGAAGCCGGGAACCGTGCCCGCCCGCCGCCATGCCGGCCATGACGATGATGGAGACAGCGACAGCGACAGCGACAACGCGCGCGTGCTGCGCAACGTGAGCTTCCACGTCCCGCAGGGCTCGACGACCGCGCTCGTCGGCCCGTCGGGCGCGGGCAAGACGACCGTCGCGCGGCTGATTCCGCGCTTCTGGGACGTCGATGCGGGGCGCGTGCTCGTCGGCGGCGTCGACGTGCGCGACATGACGGCCGACGTGCTGATGTCGCAGCTCGCGTTCGTGTTCCAGGACACGTTCCTGTTCGCCGACACGATCGCGAACAACATCCGCCTCGGCTCGCCGAACCGCACGATGGACGACGTGATCGCGGCAGCGAAGGCCGCGCAGGCGCACGACTTCATCATGTGCTTGCCGAACGGGTACGACACGCTCGCGGGCGAGCGCGGCGCATTCCTGTCGGGCGGGCAGCGGCAGCGCATCACGATCGCGCGTGCGATCCTGCAGAACCGTCCGATCCTCGTGCTCGACGAGGCGACCGCGTTTTCCGATCCGGAGAACGAGGCCGAGCTGATGCGCGCGCTGTCCGAGCTGATGCGCGGCAAGACGGTGATCATGGTCGCGCATCGCCTGTCGACGATTCGTCATGCCGATCAGATTCTCGTGTTCGATCGGGGCGCGCTCGTCGAAGCGGGCCGCCACGACGCGCTGTTGTCGATGCGAGGCGTTTACGCGCGGCTGTGGGACAGCCATGAACGCGCGCAGCGCTGGGCGCTGCGCGGCGGCGCGCAAGAGAATCGGACCGGCGTCGAACTGGAGCGCACGCGATGAAACACGAATCGACCGAAACCCGGCGTCCCGCATCGTGGCGCCTGACGTATCGACGACTGACGAGCGTCGCGGGCCCGAACGCAGGCGCGCTGCGCGCGAGCATCGTCGGCCTGTGCATCGCCGCGGCCGCGCAGGGACTCGCGCTTGCCTGCCTGTTTCCGCTGTTCGCCGCGATCGTCGACGAGCGGCCGGCCGCGTCGGCGTTCGGCTGGCTGATTGCGATGACGCTGATCGCGGCGTTCGCGACGTGCGCGCGCTGGCGCGCGCAAGGCTTCGAATACAACGGGCGAATGGCGTACACGACGCACGCGCTGCGCATGCGGATCGGCGAGCAACTGCGCCACATGCCGCTCGACCTGCTGCAGGACAAGCGCTCGGGCGAGATGAACGCGCTGCTGCTCGGCAACGTCGACGAGAACCTCAACTACACGCTCGCGATCGTCAACATGATCGCGCTCGCGACCATTACGCCTTGCGTCGTCGCGCTCGCCACGCTGTTCGTCGACTGGCGCATGGGCCTGATTCTGCTGCTCGTGTTCCCCGCGATCGTGCCGCTTTACCGCTGGCGCCGGCCGGCGCTCGGGCGCGGGATGCGCGCGCTCGCGGACGCGCACAGTCGATTGAACGCCGACATCGTCGAATTCACGCAAGGGCTGCCGGTGCTGCGCGCGGCATGCAGCGACGCGGCGAAAGCGTCGACGCTCGCCCACGGCTGCGCGAAACTGCTCGATATGCAGACGGCCGCGCATCGCAGGAGTGCGAAGCCGAATCTCATCGTCGCGAGCGTCGTCGAGCTCGGCCTGCAACTCGTCGTCGCGGCGGCCGTCACGTGGGTGGTGATGGGCACGCTCGAACTGCCGGTCGTCGCGGCTGTGATGGTGATCGTCGTGCGTTTCTCCGAGCCGATGGCGACGTTGATCGGCTATACGGCGGTCGTCGAGATGATCGAGGCCGCGCTGGAACGCATCGAGGCGCTGCTCGCGATCGAGCCGCTGCCGTCGCGGCAGCCGCCGTGCGTGCCGACCCGCTTCGAGCTGCGTTTCGACGACGTGTCGTTCCGTTACGCGCGGGCGACGGGCGACGCGCTCGGCGGCTTCAGCGCAACGCTGCCGGCGAACGGGATGACGGCGCTCGTCGGTCCGTCGGGTTCAGGCAAGTCGACGATCGCGCGCTTGCTGCTGCGTCATGCCGATCCGCAGCGCGGCTCGATCGAGATCGGCGGCGTCGACATCCGGCAGATTCCGGAAACGGCGCTGAATGCGTTGATTTCAGTCGTGTTTCAGGACGTCTATCTGTTCGACGACACGGTGCTCGCGAACATCCGCATGGCGCGGCCGGACGCGACCGACGAGGAAGTCGAAGCCGCGGCGCGCGCCGCGCAGTGCCACGAATTCATCGAACGCCTGCCACAGCGCTGGCAGACGCGGCTCGGCGAGATCGGCGGCAGGCTGTCGGGCGGCGAACGCCAGCGCATCTCGATCGCGCGCGCATTGCTGAAGGACGCGCCGATCGTGATTCTCGACGAGCCGACCGCGGCGCTCGACGTCGAAAGCGAGCTGGCGGTGCAGCGTGCGATCGATGCGCTCGTGCGGGACAAGACCGTCGTCGTGATCGCGCATCGCCTGTCGACGATCGTCGGCGCGGACCGGATTCTCGTGATCGAAGGCGGGCGGCTCGTGCAGCAGGGGCGGCACGACGAGCTGATCGCGGTCGATGGACGCTATCGAGCCATGTGGGAGGCGCAGTATCGGGCGAAGGCGGCGTTCGACGGGTTCGGCGCCGGGCCGGGCGATTGTCGCGCACCGTCGCCGGCGACGACGGATGGCGCGGTGGCGCCAAGCCGCTGACAAAGGCAAGGGCGATTGGAATGCATGCGGCTTCGTTCGGGCGAAATCGCGTGCGATCCGATTGCTGCGATTCGGCGTGACGGCGCGCGCGCCCGTGCTCGCGCTCGCGCCCGGCCGCGAGTGGCCACGTCAATCCGCGGTGTCGCCGCCCTTCGGCACTTTCGCATGCGCCTTCCTGCCCGGCGCGGGCGACCATGCGGGACGCGTCTTGCGCTCCGAATCGACGACGACGAGATAGCGGCCCGCCCAGGGCGTGATTTGCCGATGCGCGCGCAGCACCCACGGCGCTTCGCCGCCGGCGGCGCGCGCTTCGTACTCGGCGTCGAGGATGCCGTGCTGATCGATGAAGACATTCAGCGACGCCGGAATCCGCACGCATCCCTTCGAGTGGCGAATGCCGAGCAGCGGCTCGAGAAATTCCGGGTCCGTCGCATGCATCTGGAAGCGCATCTGCGACACGCCGCCCTTGCCCCAGCCACGCTCCGCGTTCGCCCAGCCGAAATCGTAGATGCGCATGTCGTGCTGCCCGTAGCCGCGGATGCCGTTGTCGTTCATCGTGCCTTCCGCGCGGAAATCCATGTTCGCCGGCGTGTGCTCGAACACGCCGAGCGGTGTCACGAAATGGTCGTACTGGCCGGGCAGCCCGGTCGCGACGGGCGACGCGCCGATCATCTGCCATGCGTTGTTCCGCGTCGTGCGGAAGTAGATGAACGCTGCCTGCACGTTCCGGGCGCGATCGACGAGCACGACGTATTCACGAGCCAGTTCGCCCAGACCGTTCGCATCGAGCATCTGCTGCAGGCGCTCGCCATACGCGCGCTGCTCGGCGAGCGGCACTTTCAGGCGTCGCGTGACTTCCTGCGCGAACGCCGTGCGCAGCGCGAGCGCGCGGCGTGTCACGTCCGCGGATTCGGCTTCGGACAGCGGCGGCACGGGTGGGACGGTGAGCGCTCGGGGCTGTGTGGCCTGCGCGCCCGATCCTTGCGCGGGCGCGGATGCGGCGGGCGTTTCGGATGTGGCCGATGCGTTCGATGCAGCCGATGCAGCCGACGCAGCCGATGCAGCCGATGCAGCCGATGCAGCCGATGCGCCGGACGATTCGGATGTCCTCGATGCGCTCGCACGAGTGTGAGGCGTCGATGAAGCGGAGGATAAAGACGAAGAAGGCGCGGCGGATGCGTCATGGACCGATTGCGCGGCCCCGGCGGGTTGCATGATGGACGCCGCGATGCTCGCGAGCGCGACGCATATGATCGCGCAGAGCGTACGAACACGTTCAAACGAGCGTTGCCGTGTGTCGCCAGGCTGATTCATCAAAGCAGTGCCCCGGGTCGTTCCAGCCAATGAGACATCGGTTCGGCGCGAGTCGGTATCGTGGGTCGCAAGCGTCGAATCATTTATCTACTTGGTTCGCATTTTCGATGCCGAAGTTCCGGCTTTTTCCCGCTCGCATTCACGAATGCGTACTGTCCACGCAATGACGCTCGATATCGTGTCGATGCTTATTTTACGTATCCCGGTGAGCGTTTTTTTTGATCGAGATCTGAATTCGAGCATTCAATGTTCAGACATGAAAGGCGGCGGCGTCTCGTTTTAGGCGCGGCCTGGCCGCGCCGCCGCCGCTCGGCGCAGCATCACATCTCCCGCACGAACCACGCCCGCTTCGCCGACACGAGCATGCCGCGATAGACGATCCACGATACGGCGAACGTCGCCGGCGCGGACAGCGATTGCACGAAGCCCGACGCCATCGTCAGCATCATCCCGGCGAATACGCCGGCGAACCACGCGGTCAGCCCGCCCGGATTGAACGCGGGCACATGCGTGTCGCGGCATTCGATGTCGCCGCCGAGCAGTTCTTCGTAGCGCGTCGACAGGATGTGCGCGAGCGCGACGCCGACCCACGCCACGATGAACACGCCCTGCCACGCGAGCGCCTGCAGCAGCTTCGAGAAGACGTCGGCCATCATCAGCGCGTAGACGACAGCGCCGACGACGAGCGCCCACACGTATTTCGGCGCGCGCAGCCCGGCGGCTTTCTGGAAGAACGCCTGCATGTTGACGGTCGCGAGATAGTAGTTCGCGGTGTTGATTCGCGATTGCGTGACCCAGACGAACAGCAGCCCCCAGACGCCCATCAGCTTGAGCAGCGCGGTGACGACCGATACTTCGGATAGCGTACCGAGCCCCGGAATCGTGCTGACGAGATAGATGCCGGCCGCGCCGTTGACGACGAACGTAACGAGATAGAACGGCATTCCGAAGTTCCAGCGGCCGTGATAGGTCGCGTCTTCCCGGCGGCCGAAGCGCGCGTAGTCGAACGTGAACATCATCAGCACCCATACGCCCATGTAGTAGACGAAGCATTTCCACCAGCCGTCGGCGGGCACGCTGCCCTTGGGGCCGAAATCGAGCCATGCGGCGTTGTAGCCGTAGCGATGCGTCGCGAGCACGACGGCTGCGAGCAGTCCGAACAGATAGAACGGCAGCAGCACGCCATTGAACTTGTCGAGCCAGTGCTGCACGCTGCCGAAGATCAGCGGCACGCTGTAGCAGACGACGATCAACGCGGCCCATTTATAGTCGAGCGACGGCATCAGGCCGTGCGCGGCGACCGCGATCACCGAGCCTTCGAACACCGCGTAGTAGATCGCGGTCGCAAAGAAGATCAGCGTCGCGAGCGCGGCGCCCGCGCTGCCGAACAGCACGCGCGAGAACAGTGCGACGGACAGGCCGGTGCGAATCGCATAGCGGCTCATCGCCGCGTTGATCAATCCGTACGAGACGACCGACAGCACCATCCCGATCAGCGCGTTGCGCGCGCCGTAGTCGAGTGCGAGCGTCGCGCCGACGACGATGTAGAACACCGCGCTGCATACCGCCCACCACGCCATTGTCAGCGGAAACGCCTGCATTCGCGCGCCGTCCGGCATCGCGACCGTCGAAAGATCCAGCTCGCCTTCGGCGGCTGCTTGAGTGGTATTGGCCATGATCCTGCTCCGTTGGCACTTGCATTCGGGAAATGCGCCGCGTCCGCCGCGACGAGCGGCGGCGACACGGCGCACGCGTCACAACGTCAAGGCATCCAAAACAAAGGATGCAGGCCCTCGCACGCGGTGCGATGCGCCGCGCGATTCGTTATCGACATCGACGGGAAGAGCGGGGCGGCGTCAGTCGCCCCGAGCGGCAACCATCAGCCGCCGTGCGGCCATAACGCGTCGCGCAGACGCGCGAGCCGGCGCTGCGCGTCTCGCCGGGCGGCGAGCGCATCGGCCATCGTCACCGCGACGAAGCGCGCGTGATGGTTCGGCTGCATCTGGCCGATCAGATCCATGTCGGCGCTGATGACCGTGCCGATCGTCGCGTAGCCGCCGCCCGACACCGCGTCGCGATGCAGGATGATCGGCTCGATGCCGGCCGGCACCTGAATCGAGCCGATCGGATAGCACGCGTCGACGATGTTCGACGGATCGGCGCCCGCGCCGAACGGCTGCTCGCGCTCGCAAAAGCGCAGCGCGCGGCCTTGCCGGTAGCGATAGCCGATGCGGTCGGCCTCCGGCGCGACGACCCACGTGTCCTCGAAGAACGTGCGCGCCGATTCGTCGGTCAGCCGGTGGTGGTAGAGGCCCGGCAGCACGCGCAATTCGACTTCGCGCGCGAGCGGCGTGCGCAGCGTGTCGGGCAATGTCGCGCCTTCGCGTCCGGCGCGCTTCGCCGCGCCGATCGGCAGCGTGTCGCCTTTCTGAAGACGCCGTCCTTCGTGTCCGCCGATCGCGCCGAGCGTGTACGTCGAGCGGCTGCCGAGCACGACCGGCACGTCGATGCCGCCCGAGACCGCGAGATACGCGCGCGCGCCTTGCTTCACGTAGTCGAACGTCAGCGTGCTGCCCGCGCGGATGCGCAGCGCGACGTTGCACGGCTGCGCGGCGCCGTCGATTCGCGGCGCCATCTCCGCGCCCGTCACAGCGATCAGCGCGTCGCGACGAAACAGCAACTGCGGGCCGAGCAGCGTGCATTCGAGCACTGCGGCGTCTTCGTCGTTGCCGACGAGCAGGTTCGCCGCGCGCAGCGAGAATTGATCGAGCGCGCCGGACGGCGGAATGCCGACGTGGTAGTAGCCCTGTCGGCCGGCGTCCTGCACTGACGTCGCGAGACCCGGCTTCACGACCTCGATCACGTTGAGCGAATCAGTTGGCATCCAGCACCTCGACGAGAGAACGGTTGTACGCGTCCGGATCGCGCAGGAACGCATCGAGCGCGAACTTCACCGGCTTCACGCGCAACGTGAACGTGCCCGCTTCGACCTCGGCGATCGCCGCGTCGTATGCGGCGCGATCGATCGGCTTGAACTTCACGATGTCGCCGGGGCGGAAGAACACCATGAAGTCGCGCAGGTAATCGAGCCGCTGCGCCGGATCGAAAATCGGCGCGGGCGTCACGCCGAACATCTGATAGCCGCCCGCGCCGCGCACCGAATAGATGCAGCCGAAGCAGCCGCCGTGGCCGACGGTGAGTTTCGGCGTATCGGTGCGCGGCCGCAGATATTTCGGCACCTGAAGCTGCCGTCCGCGCTCGACCATCTGGTACATGAACGGCAGGCCCGCGACGAAGCCGACCATCGACACGAACCACGGCGAGCCGGAATGCGCGGCGATGAATGCGTCGACGTCCCGCTTGCCGTTGATTCGCGCCGCGTATTCGAGGTCGGTCGAGTCCGGGTCCTGATGCCGTTCGCGAAAGCGCATCAGCGTCTCGTGCGTCCACGGATCGTCGTAGAGCACGGGCACTTCGACGATCCGCGTATCGAGGTTCAATTCCGCATCGCCGACGTCGGCTTCGATGTCTTTCAATAGCGCGAGCAGCGCGTCCGGCGCGATCACGTCGGGATCGTAACGAACCTGGTAGGACGCATTCGCCGGGCAAATCTCGCTCACGCCCGGCATCTTGCGGCGCTGCAGCTCGCGCGTGATCGCGGTGCCCTTGAAGAATGCGTCGAGCGACATCGATTCGCTGATCTCGACGAAGATGAATTCGTCGCCGCCGAACGTGTATCGGATCGTCATGCTGCCTCTCCCAGCCTCGGCGATGCGCCCGCGTCGGCGTTGAGCCGCGCGCGCCATGCGCTCATCCAGGCTTCCAGGTAATTCGTGTGATAGCGGCCCGCGCGGACGTCGTCGTCTTCGAGCAGCGCACGGTGCAGCGGCGCGGTCGTCTTCACGCCGCCGATGCGCAGTTCGCGCAGCGCACGTGCGAGCCGCGCCAGCGCGGCCGCACGGCTCTCGTCGTGCACGATCAGCTTCGCGAGCAGCGAATCGTAGAACGGCGGCACCGTGTAGCCCGGATAGAGCAGCGTATCGATCCGCACGCCGGGGCCGGCCGGCCATACCAGCTCGTCGATGCGGCCGGGATTCGGCCGGAAATCGTGCACCGGGTCTTCCGCGTTGATCCGGCATTCGAGCGCGGCGCCGCGCAGCACGATGTCGTCCTGCGCGAAGCGCAGCGGCTCACCGTCCGCGATGCGCAGCATCTCGCGCACGAGATCGACGCCCGTGATCGCCTCCGTCACCGGATGTTCGACCTGGATCCGCGTGTTCATTTCGATGAAGTAGAACTCGCTGCGCGATTCGTCGAACAGATATTCGAGCGTGCCCGCGCTGCGATAGCCGACCTGCCGCGCGAGACGCGTCGCCGATGCGCACAGCGCGT harbors:
- a CDS encoding purine-cytosine permease family protein, producing MANTTQAAAEGELDLSTVAMPDGARMQAFPLTMAWWAVCSAVFYIVVGATLALDYGARNALIGMVLSVVSYGLINAAMSRYAIRTGLSVALFSRVLFGSAGAALATLIFFATAIYYAVFEGSVIAVAAHGLMPSLDYKWAALIVVCYSVPLIFGSVQHWLDKFNGVLLPFYLFGLLAAVVLATHRYGYNAAWLDFGPKGSVPADGWWKCFVYYMGVWVLMMFTFDYARFGRREDATYHGRWNFGMPFYLVTFVVNGAAGIYLVSTIPGLGTLSEVSVVTALLKLMGVWGLLFVWVTQSRINTANYYLATVNMQAFFQKAAGLRAPKYVWALVVGAVVYALMMADVFSKLLQALAWQGVFIVAWVGVALAHILSTRYEELLGGDIECRDTHVPAFNPGGLTAWFAGVFAGMMLTMASGFVQSLSAPATFAVSWIVYRGMLVSAKRAWFVREM
- a CDS encoding 5-oxoprolinase subunit B family protein, whose product is MTIRYTFGGDEFIFVEISESMSLDAFFKGTAITRELQRRKMPGVSEICPANASYQVRYDPDVIAPDALLALLKDIEADVGDAELNLDTRIVEVPVLYDDPWTHETLMRFRERHQDPDSTDLEYAARINGKRDVDAFIAAHSGSPWFVSMVGFVAGLPFMYQMVERGRQLQVPKYLRPRTDTPKLTVGHGGCFGCIYSVRGAGGYQMFGVTPAPIFDPAQRLDYLRDFMVFFRPGDIVKFKPIDRAAYDAAIAEVEAGTFTLRVKPVKFALDAFLRDPDAYNRSLVEVLDAN
- a CDS encoding biotin-dependent carboxyltransferase family protein; amino-acid sequence: MPTDSLNVIEVVKPGLATSVQDAGRQGYYHVGIPPSGALDQFSLRAANLLVGNDEDAAVLECTLLGPQLLFRRDALIAVTGAEMAPRIDGAAQPCNVALRIRAGSTLTFDYVKQGARAYLAVSGGIDVPVVLGSRSTYTLGAIGGHEGRRLQKGDTLPIGAAKRAGREGATLPDTLRTPLAREVELRVLPGLYHHRLTDESARTFFEDTWVVAPEADRIGYRYRQGRALRFCEREQPFGAGADPSNIVDACYPIGSIQVPAGIEPIILHRDAVSGGGYATIGTVISADMDLIGQMQPNHHARFVAVTMADALAARRDAQRRLARLRDALWPHGG
- a CDS encoding ABC transporter ATP-binding protein; the encoded protein is MRPVRAQIRFAMVVSSLATLLNVAFLLSLAWTVRQLVERPHVWPAWPVAGAVLCLVGSYFLRLGAFSQSHYAAFRLEKFLRSDLADRLTRVSLGTLQQVGAGALSKVIHDDVKALHIFVADSTPLYARAFVGPACTLVVLLWLDWRLAAGAAAVMAIGFGVLTLAMRNAVEMSRLYNDARERVSAAVIEFVQAMPVVRTFDAGYSTFGRFQHALDAYLDVLTRWYRQAGFSARFSFAVLNPLPTLLVLLWLGAWLIARDASDFGAWIAVLLVGTGMAEAMMPMMMLNHMVDKAKLSVARIQQTMALPTLPMPVDGRAPADASVTFENVGFGYGAPADAKPGTVPARRHAGHDDDGDSDSDSDNARVLRNVSFHVPQGSTTALVGPSGAGKTTVARLIPRFWDVDAGRVLVGGVDVRDMTADVLMSQLAFVFQDTFLFADTIANNIRLGSPNRTMDDVIAAAKAAQAHDFIMCLPNGYDTLAGERGAFLSGGQRQRITIARAILQNRPILVLDEATAFSDPENEAELMRALSELMRGKTVIMVAHRLSTIRHADQILVFDRGALVEAGRHDALLSMRGVYARLWDSHERAQRWALRGGAQENRTGVELERTR
- a CDS encoding ABC transporter ATP-binding protein; amino-acid sequence: MKHESTETRRPASWRLTYRRLTSVAGPNAGALRASIVGLCIAAAAQGLALACLFPLFAAIVDERPAASAFGWLIAMTLIAAFATCARWRAQGFEYNGRMAYTTHALRMRIGEQLRHMPLDLLQDKRSGEMNALLLGNVDENLNYTLAIVNMIALATITPCVVALATLFVDWRMGLILLLVFPAIVPLYRWRRPALGRGMRALADAHSRLNADIVEFTQGLPVLRAACSDAAKASTLAHGCAKLLDMQTAAHRRSAKPNLIVASVVELGLQLVVAAAVTWVVMGTLELPVVAAVMVIVVRFSEPMATLIGYTAVVEMIEAALERIEALLAIEPLPSRQPPCVPTRFELRFDDVSFRYARATGDALGGFSATLPANGMTALVGPSGSGKSTIARLLLRHADPQRGSIEIGGVDIRQIPETALNALISVVFQDVYLFDDTVLANIRMARPDATDEEVEAAARAAQCHEFIERLPQRWQTRLGEIGGRLSGGERQRISIARALLKDAPIVILDEPTAALDVESELAVQRAIDALVRDKTVVVIAHRLSTIVGADRILVIEGGRLVQQGRHDELIAVDGRYRAMWEAQYRAKAAFDGFGAGPGDCRAPSPATTDGAVAPSR